The following are from one region of the Sorghum bicolor cultivar BTx623 chromosome 2, Sorghum_bicolor_NCBIv3, whole genome shotgun sequence genome:
- the LOC8054742 gene encoding 3-hydroxy-3-methylglutaryl-coenzyme A reductase 3 has product MAMEVRRRVPPPHGSTAPRRQPAAGAGEGERVRVQAGDALPLPIRHTNLIFSALFAASLVYLMRRWREKIRASTPLHVVSLAEIFAICGLVASLIYLLSFFGIAFVQSVVSNSDDEEDFIIDSRHKQARAPLPPPAPAPAPCSLLGSPAAAPEKMPEEDEEIVAAVVSGKIPSYVLETRLGDCRRAAGIRREALRRITGRDMDGLPLDGFDYASILGQCCELPVGYVQLPVGVAGPLLLDGRRLYVPMATTEGCLVASTNRGCKAIAESGGASSVVLKDGMTRAPAVRFPSARRAAELKAFLEDPANFDTLAVVFNRSSRFGRLQGVKCAIAGRNLYMRFSCSTGDAMGMNMVSKGVQNVLDYLQADFPDMDVISISGNFCSDKKSAAVNWIDGRGKSVVCEAVIKEEVVKKVLKTNVQALVELNVIKNLAGSAVAGALGGFNAHASNIVAAIFIATGQDPAQNVESSQCITMLEAINDGKDLHISVTMPSIEVGTVGGGTQLASQSACLDLLGVKGANRESPGSNARLLATVVAGAVLAGELSLISAQAAGHLVRSHMKYNRSSRDMSKALAEATTDIPKKC; this is encoded by the exons ATGGCCATGGAGGTCCGCCGCAGGGTTCCGCCGCCGCACGGGAGCACCGCCCCGCGGCGCCAGCCGGCGGCCGGGGCCGGCGAGGGGGAGCGGGTGCGTGTGCAGGCGGGGGACGCGCTGCCGCTGCCGATCCGGCACACGAACCTCATCTTCTCGGCGCTGTTCGCCGCGTCGCTGGTGTACCTGATGCGGCGGTGGCGGGAGAAGATCCGCGCCTCCACGCCGCTCCACGTCGTCTCCCTCGCCGAGATCTTCGCCATCTGCGGCCTCGTCGCGTCGCTCATCTACCTCCTCAGCTTCTTCGGGATCGCCTTCGTGCAGTCCGTCGTCTCCAAcagcgacgacgaggaggacttCATCATCGACTCCCGCCACAAGCAGGCGCgggcgccgctgccgccgcccgcgccggcgccggccccgTGCTCCCTGCTGGGGagccccgccgccgcccccgAGAAAATgccggaggaggacgaggagatCGTGGCCGCGGTTGTGTCAGGGAAGATCCCGTCCTACGTGCTCGAGACTAGGCTGGGAGATTGCCGCCGGGCCGCCGGGATCAGGCGGGAGGCGCTGCGCCGGATCACCGGGAGGGACATGGACGGGCTCCCGCTCGACGGCTTCGACTACGCGTCCATCCTCGGCCAGTGCTGCGAGCTGCCGGTGGGGTACGTCCAGCTTCCCGTGGGCGTTGCCGGCCCGCTCCTGCTCGACGGCCGCCGCCTCTACGTACCAATGGCCACCACCGAGGGCTGCCTCGTCGCCAGCACGAACCGCGGGTGCAAGGCCATTGCCGAGTCCGGTGGCGCCTCCAGTGTCGTGCTCAAGGACGGGATGACGCGAGCCCCGGCCGTCCGGTTCCCGTCTGCACGCCGCGCCGCCGAGCTCAAGGCCTTCTTGGAGGACCCAGCGAACTTTGACACCCTGGCTGTGGTGTTTAACAG ATCGAGCAGATTTGGAAGGCTGCAGGGAGTGAAGTGTGCGATTGCAGGGAGGAACCTGTACATGAGGTTTAGCTGCAGCACAGGGGATGCCATGGGGATGAACATGGTCTCCAAAGGTGTACAGAACGTGCTGGACTACCTCCAGGCTGACTTCCCTGATATGGATGTCATCAGCATATCAG GTAACTTCTGTTCCGACAAGAAGTCAGCTGCTGTGAACTGGATTGATGGCCGTGGGAAGTCGGTGGTTTGTGAGGCAGTAATCAAGGAAGAAGTTGTGAAAAAGGTTCTCAAGACAAACGTTCAGGCTCTTGTAGAATTGAACGTGATCAAGAACCTTGCTGGTTCAGCTGTTGCTGGAGCTCTTGGGGGTTTCAATGCCCATGCAAGTAACATTGTGGCAGCCATCTTCATTGCCACTGGTCAGGACCCTGCACAGAACGTGGAGAGTTCCCAGTGCATCACGATGTTAGAAGCTATAAATGATGGCAAAGATCTCCACATCTCCGTTACTATGCCATCTATCGAG GTTGGCACAGTTGGTGGAGGCACGCAGCTGGCCTCACAATCTGCCTGCTTGGACCTGCTTGGCGTCAAAGGTGCTAACAGGGAATCTCCAGGGTCCAACGCGAGGCTCTTGGCCACGGTGGTTGCTGGTGCAGTCCTAGCTGGGGAGCTGTCCCTCATCTCTGCGCAGGCCGCTGGCCATCTGGTCCGGAGCCACATGAAATACAACAGATCCAGCAGAGACATGTCCAAGGCCCTTGCAGAGGCAACAACAGACATACCCAAGAAATGCTGA